In a single window of the Cucumis melo cultivar AY chromosome 11, USDA_Cmelo_AY_1.0, whole genome shotgun sequence genome:
- the LOC103497297 gene encoding protein XAP5 CIRCADIAN TIMEKEEPER, with amino-acid sequence MSGMGDGYVGTAQDAVRIRRLEKQREAERRKIQELKAKTASAKGQPGLLQFGSSTSEILETAFKKETVGLVTREEYVEKRVNIRNKIEEEEKEKLQKLQQEEEELQLQKRRKRKIRGNSRLSFSDDFENGSDEDDDNKNLEPKKLGRGKLGKDPTVETSFLPDSEREAEEQAERERLKRQWLREQEQIRNEPLEITYSYWDGAGHRRVIQARKGDTIGEFLRAVQQQLAPEFREIRTTSVENLLYVKEDLIIPHQHSFYELIVNKARGKSGPLFHFDVHEDVRTIADATIEKDESHAGKVVERHWYEKNKHIFPASRWEIYDPTKKWERYTIHGD; translated from the exons ATGTCGGGCATGGGAGATGGCTACGTGGGCACTGCCCAGGACGCCGTCAGGATTCGAAGACTCGAGAAGCAAAGAGAAGCCGAGCGCCGGAAAATCCAGGAACTTAAGGCCAAGACTGCCTCCGCCAAAGGCCAGCCTGGTCTCCTTCAGTTTGGCTCCAGTACCTCTGAG ATTCTGGAGACCGCGTTCAAGAAGGAAACTGTTGGTTTGGTGACGAGAGAAGAGTATGTTGAGAAG AGGGTGAATATTCGAAACAAGATTGAAGAAGAGGAGAAGGAGAAACTTCAAAAGCTACAACAAGA GGAAGAAGAACTCCAATTGCAGAAGcgaaggaaaaggaaaataaggGGGAACTCACGTTTGTCCTTTTCTGatgattttgaaaatggaagTGATGAGGATGATGATAATA AAAATTTGGAGCCAAAAAAGCTTGGTCGTGGTAAACTTGGCAAAGATCCTACAGTGGAGACTAGCTTTTTGCCTGATAG TGAGCGGGAAGCTGAGGAGCAAGCTGAGCGTGAAAGGCTGAAAAGACAGTGGCTTCGGGAGCAGGAGCAGATTAGAA ACGAGCCTCTTGAAATCACTTACAGTTATTGGGATGGAGCTGGCCATAGGCGAGTCATTCAG GCACGAAAAGGTGATACAATTGGAGAGTTTCTCAGGGCCGTACAGCAGCAGCTTGCCCCCGAGTTTCGTGAGATTAGGACTACCTCAGTAGAGAATTTGCTATATGTGAAAGAGGATCTCATAATACCCCAT CAACATAGCTTCTATGAGCTTATTGTGAACAAAGCTAGAGGCAAAAGTGGCCCA CTTTTCCACTTTGACGTACATGAGGATGTTCGGACAATTGCTGATGCAACAATAGAGAAGGATGAg TCTCATGCTGGGAAAGTTGTTGAGAGGCACTGGTATGAGAAGAATAAGCACATCTTTCCAGCTTCTAGATGGGAG ATATATGATCCAACCAAGAAATGGGAACGATACACCATCCATGGGGACTGA
- the LOC103497301 gene encoding translocon-associated protein subunit alpha produces the protein MASMAFRIFFLALLLLASPFLQVVRCQSDAETESEEAVVDDATDLGIVGEEELDYGDGSFSAAPGVDTVCVFPKNSARLVVAGEETEILAGVKNNGDSSLNVLAIKASVHYTFDHRLLIQNLSAVTFNNASVPASSQATFPYLFAVSKYLQSGNFDLVGTIIYEIDQHPYQSTFFNGTIDVAEAGGFLSIESVFLVTLGIALIVLLGLWIHGQIQNLSKKTKRAPKVEVGTKSSDASLDEWLEGTAAYSGSLSNKSKKKK, from the exons ATGGCGTCTATGGCCTTCAGGATTTTCTTTCTTGCGCTCCTTCTACTTGCCTCGCCTTTTCTCCAAG TTGTTAGATGTCAATCGGATGCGGAGACGGAATCTGAAGAGGCCGTTGTTGATGATGCCACTGACTTGGGGATCGTTGGGGAGGAGGAACTAGATTATGGTGATGGGAGCTTCAGCGCTGCCCCAGGGGTTGATACCGTGTGTGTTTTCCCCAAAAATAGCGCACGTT TAGTAGTGGCCGGAGAAGAGACTGAAATATTAGCAGGAGTGAAAAATAATG GGGATTCTAGCTTGAATGTCCTTGCAATAAAGGCGAGTGTTCATTACACTTTTGATCACCGATTATTGATTCAAAATCTTTCCGCAGTG ACTTTTAACAATGCATCAGTACCAGCATCGTCACAAGCAACTTTCCCATACCTTTTTGCAGTCAGCAAATATCTCCAG TCTGGAAATTTTGATCTCGTTGGAACCATTATCTATGAAATAGATCAGCATCCATATCAAAGTACCTTCTTCAATGGTACCATTGATGTTGCTGAAGCTGGTGGTTTTCTCAGCATTGAATCTGTATTTCTAGTTACCCTTGGAATTGCACTTATCGTGCTGCTTGGTTTATGGATTCATGGTCAAATACAGAATCTTTCCAAG aaaaCCAAGAGGGCTCCTAAGGTTGAAGTTGGAACCAAGTCCTCAGATGCTTCATTAGACGAATGGCTGGAG GGCACTGCTGCATATTCCGGGTCATTGTCAAataaatcaaagaaaaagaagtag